The DNA segment TCAGTGCATAAATTAACTTCTCGAGTTCTCACAcaatatgtgtgtgtatataagtatatatggTTCATTCAGTTGTTCTTTTATAATCCCtccattttttaatataagtcgttttagacaaatttttatgttccaaattatatgacgttttcagttttctatgtaaaatttattaacagttaatgttatatgaccagtGATAATctaccttctattttattattggttgatttatggttaagtaaataattaataatgtttttgtttaaaaaatataaaaaactaatgattttcttaatttgtgtgcaCAATTCTAAAAACTTATATCATCCAATAACTTCTCCACAGCGTTTTATTTCTTCTATCGTAGTTCTCACATaacattttctatttttgtaatttgtgGTTAAGCATGATAAAATAAAGGttactactccctccgtttcgatTTAGTTGTCGTTATAgggaaaaaaatttgtttcaaaataaatgtcgttttaaagtttcaatgcaaaatttattaataagattctccattttatttttctatttgttgaaatatggttaggtgtattgataattgtgtttttattttggaaatataaaaattatatgttttattaatctgtgtGTATAAACCTAAAAacacaattaaaatgaaacggaaggagtattttttcaaatttaggtTAGCCTTTACACAATTGGTTGCTAGCTTGCATCCATTAAAAGGCAAAAGGAGGCGCGGCTGTGGGATTTACCGACCTTTTTTTTCCTGCTTATTTCTCAGCtgcttttatttattatccATACACGTGGATAAGTGAAGAAAAATAGCAATTCAAGAAAGTGGTGATTTAAGTAAAGCGTAGGAAGGAACTTTGCTGACACCACATATCATTTTTTCGGCTGCTTCATGACTTTAGTTTTAGCGGTTTATCCTAGTCCTACAATATTTGTTTATGGACTATATAACAGTATATATGACGTACAGAGTTACGCCACAGACACTATTTTTTAGTTGACTAAATATCTCTTGTGTACTGGTAAGACTTGAGATGTCCTAAACGAGTGAGCaaacaataaatatatgattattcCCTTATGTCATATTACTACTGATTATCAAGATTCGGACATGTTTTTCGTTGGAAAAATCCCTACACAGCtcaaacaaaattacaaaatatcaCACAATGAGAAAAATCTTCAAAACaacattaattaaaaagtttaattaatgattaaattattcaaaaccctaaacctatacTCTAATCCCATCTCATAAACACTAAACCATCGAAACTAGATCTCCGGTTGTTGAAGAAGTAGAACATGGACAAGTAAACTAAAGGTTTCACAATTGTATTCAAGTGGTTCGCTGAATGTttgaccaaaaatatatatcaaaatgcTGATCCCACATTTTCCCAGTATGTAGTTTATCTATCCAAAGAACGATCTTAACGCTAAAATCCCTTACACAAAggagcaacaaaaaaaaagatatataccatataaagctataattttctaaaaaaaaattgaaaactctCATGAATGTAAATTTGATATTTGTGTACCTTTAAAACCTACAAACAGGTATAGTCGTGTATGTGTATTGTCTCATCGTTCACCTTCGTAAGAGTTGCTAAAAAGCTCATGcaactaataatattatgctAAGCGGTATATGAAGACTCCTCGGTTTTCATTCTATCAGAGTCTAGAAAACCATATCTTCCAATTAATACTGTCGACCTACACTAGGAGTTACTAGGTTATAATTGTCTTGAGAATTGGAGTAATACTGTTGATCTCCAACCCGTTTTCTTTTCACATCTCGCTCATAATCATTACTAAAAGAATTATGAGAGAATCAtctgatgtcaaaaaaaaagaaaaaaaaaagagagaatcatCTTGACATGATCCAAATGATGCGTCAATCACATCTCGCTCATAAATCATTACTAAAACGATCGGAAACCGtgaaaacattttcttttatgAAACTGAAACAACAACATAATTCATCAGTGACACGATGTCGACCATGACTTTGATCGTGCATCAGTTTAATTTTGTGGTACAAGTGAATGACAAATATGGAGGTGGTTTCTGGTCCCGGATTGGTCAAGCAAACTATAGacaataaaattagaaaataaaaacaaagcacGTTATGATTAGAGCTAGGTCCAGCAGACTAACCGTTACCCTGAATCCTTTGTCGGCTTATACGTGGCGACTACCTTAAGCACATGCATTTATTTTCCAACAAACACTTGCACAGAGCAATCAGTCAATGACAACTGTTGTTTTGCTGCTAGAAAGAAAAGTCTTCTTGGTACTTGTGCAGCCAAATGATCAATCAGATGGTTAACCTCTGCTTATGTTGACTTCCAGAATAAGTTCAACGTTCGAGACCACGTGCCAATATACAGCTTTAATGTTCTCTATCATTTGTCCCAAAAAAATGTCCTCtgtcattaaatattaaatactctttACTTGATCAAAATGGAAAATCTccccaaaaaaatctaaaaaatgtcTTTTAGAAACACACAAacatgaaaataacaaaaatatattagattaaaGAAGTAAATGATAATTATATCTTTgctctataaatatataatttaaataaaatttaaataaataattaaaaatattttcattttcgaaattttatttagaaatctaaaaattatttttgaaaatatttttaaaattattattttaactttgGAAATTATTCTTATGATAAAAACAGTTTAGTACTATCCTAAGATATTTCACTAATCAAAATGCATAGagaatataaaaatgtatatttctaAAACATTAATCCTTCAACCGATAAGAGTATATATTATTGATCTTTCTATTGAGACGATGCTCTATTCCTCCTATACTGAATCAGAACAGAACATAGCATTGTTTTGACAAAAGAATCTTGATGTTAAGATCCGGTCTGAAACATTTATTTATGACCATGAtcgatttttttgtatttatatttgtttttcactCCTTGTCGGTTCAATCAATCAGACGGCTGATTTCAATCACCTGAAGATTCACCTCTTTTACAACATCCGTGACAGAGTAGCTTAAAGGGTATTTCAATTGGTAACATTGTTTTCTGTGTTCTATGATCTTGTATATAGTTCACTTTCAATACAAAACTGCAAATTCAGAGCAGAGAGCTTCTAACATTTTGGATCAATTCCGAGGTAATGTTTTTGATATTCTTGTAGGACAAGTAAATGGAAGGTGAAAGAGTCTCGTCGTAAGACTTGAATAAACGTTCATAGATATGTCATACAGACTCAACAGTCTCTGAAacggtcataaaaaaaaatgacaagtaCCAGTTTCCAAAAAAATACTTTGGAGATTgaatacaaatattattttgtagcCACAATTAAGCCACGTTGTGTAGCTACTTGTAAATCCATAAATAAAGCAAGTTGTGTAAGAACGTGTCCTGTTGTTGCAGACCAAAGCTAAGTGGCCTTACACTCACTTCAATACAAACCCTTAGAAGCCCTACTCAATAGATGCACAATATCATCGATTTAGAAACgtggttttgttttgaaatagaCATACATATCTGAGATGAGGACCCAAGAATGCTCTCAAGTCTCTGCATTTTCGTCTTTCCTTATAGCTTTAAgtctttcttgaagtttctTGCTTTGTTCGAAATTTACCTTCCGCTTCACAGCTTTCTGCACAACCCAATATTTAAAGATATATCTAAGAAGTTAGTGTAATTACTACCACCCCAAGGAATTGAAAACGTACTTCCTCTTAGACAATGTATGTAAGTACGTTTGGCTATTAGTAAGTTACCTCTTGGCGGAAACAATGAAGAAGCTTTACTTTCAGCTCTGTACAGTCTCCGAAGAACTTTCCAATGGGATGATCTAAATGACACTTTTGGAATTCCTCAATTATCTGGAAAACATGTCACATACACAAAAGACTTCAGGTCAGTCAtctttttgattaaaaatggtaaaagataTGTTCtcttgccaaaaaaaaaaaaaaaaaaaaaagcagttaTGTAGTAGCTTGACTCCACTCATGTCTAATTGCATTCAAAGATTTACAAAAAAGCTATGTAGCTTGACTCTAACTGTTACTAGAAGAGCATTGCAAGACTTACAGAAGCTAGTACATTGTCAAGTCTGTCATAGGATTGGTACACAAACCAGGATCTTATTCTCTCAAAGAAGCAGTAACACAGGGTaacaaggaagagaagaaatgaGATAAACTCACCTCCACACACATTGGATGTCTGTGTGGTGTCAGTGGTGGATgcatctctctcttttttttttttttttttaagttctgtaagaacacaaaaaaaaaacaaaaaaactcttAAAGCGCTGGTAAAAATCAGATCTTTCACTTCTCTGGCGAAAACCCAGAAGGAAACAACATCAATTGATTCAACTCCCCCCTAATCTAAGAAGACAGGATAGAACCACAAGATTCCAATACCATGTTGGTTCGAAACTAAATGGCCTGAAGACCTAATCGAAGACGAATCACGAATGGCGAAATAATTAGATTACCTTGATTTGGTATCGATGACCTGAGACTCCTCTGCGAGAGAGAGGATTTGAGCTAATACAACTCAGAATCGCTGAAATGGTCGAAACAGAGTCGATGGAGTTACGAGAACAGAGCCGGGTCAAAGTTTTCTTCAGATTAATGGGCCGTACTAACATTTTTTAAGCTATTGGGCCTTGTCCATTTTCTCTAAACGCAGCGTTTCGTATGTTTTTCTGGATGAGACATTAGAGACGGAAgcagcgaagaagaagaagaatcaccATCTTAGCTTTTTGTGCCTAACTGTGAAGAATCCACATGTAAGTTGAACACTACGTGCTTTGTTTCCCTAGAAAACGCACCCagtatcatcttcttcttgttgattATCATTTCTGGTGTTATCAATACAGAGTTTATGAATTGTAAGCTGAAAATGATAAAGCTTTAAACTTTACGTTTTCTTCAGTGAATTGATTCCTCAGGAGGATGCTTAGCTTGAGATACTCGCTACCTTATCTTCCTCAAACAAAGGAATCAACCAAACTCTTCTCCAAGAGGCCTAACAATGCTGTGGTTCGTACCTTTCTTCTTTCAAGAGCTCTGTTCTTGAGCTTCTATCTCAAACAATTCAATCACTTCTTCAGGTTTGTGCTGCGAGAGGTCCAAGGCCTCGACACCCTCGAGTATGGAAAACTAGGAAGAGGATCGGAACTATCTCCAAGTCTGCCAAAATGATTGCTTGTGTAAATActcactctctttctctctcaccTCTCTTCTTCATGTGTTTATTTACTGAGGTGGATAAATCTTGTTATCTTTAGATTAAAGAACTCTCAAACGTTAAAGAAGAAGTCTACGGAGCGCTTGACTCCTTCATCGCTTGGGAGCTAGAGTTCCCTCTCGTCATTGTCAAGAAGGCTTTAGCTGTTCTCGAAGACGATAGAGAGTGGAAGAAGATCATTCAGGTGACGAAGTGGATGCTGAGCAAAGGCCAAGGGAGAACAATGGGAACTTACTTCTCCTTACTAAACGCTTTAGCTGAAGATAACCGCCTCGATGAAGCTGAGGAGCTTTGGAGCAAACTCTTCATGGAGCATTTAGAAGGAACTCCGAGAAAGTTCTTCAACAAAATGATCTCTATTTATTACAAGAGAGATATGCACCACAAGCTCTTCGAGGTAAAGTAAAAGTTGGTTCTTAGGAGAAGGAGGCATTCTTTTCAGACTAATTTgatgtctgttttttttttttatctcaaggTGTTTGCTGACATGGAGGAGCTTGGAGTGAAACCGAACATTTCGATTGTGAATATGGTTGGGAAAGTGTTTTTGAAACTTGGGATGGAGGATAAGTACGAGAAGCTTGTGAAGAAGTATCCTCCACCGCAGTGGGAGTTTAGGTACATCAAAGGAAGACGCGTTAAGGTCAAGGCAAAGCAGCTTAATGAGCTAAGCGAAGGTGAAGGAGGCTTTAGCAGCGATGAGGATAATAATGGTGATGAGATTGAGAGTAAATCTGAAATGTTGTTGTCAGATAAGGAACCAAACAAAGTTGATGAACCTGTAAAAGAATCATTACAACAAGACACCAAAGAGAGTTTTCAAgattgaatttttcaaaatatctcATACAACAGGGGGATGAAAATACAATCATAATAACATTTTCTTTCTTCATATATAGTTTGTTATATTGTTTGGTCAAGACTCAAGAGACAACCACTCCACTTCTAGTTCTAATTCACCAGACTCAACATTCTGAAGCTTGATATGAACCTCTTGTTTCACTTTCCCATCTGAAATGTTGATGATGCTATCCTCTATAAGAGCATTGTCGTGCGACTTCAGCCATTTCCCAATCTGCATATCTCCAAACATCTCAGGGTCTCCAAAAGCCATGGCAGATGTAATCAGAGGTTGGATATCAATCCCAGCTTCTCCCATTATGTCATCAGCAGAAAATGTGTCATAATCAAACACTTGCTGCATAATCACCACCAAACAAGCCCTTAAGTAAAAGATTCATTGTAAGTAGAAAGTGATTTGggatgtaagtttttttttaccaacTTCACTGAGCCATAGTCATGAGGGACAGAGAGCATGAGTTCCTCGTTCCAGACCGGGTTTAAGTTGCTCTTCTTTACAGTTGATTGTACAGTCTGGTAAAAAAGATCAGCAATGAAATAACCATTTACCCTCCAAGAATttgaattagttttttttacctGTTGTCCTAAAGTCAACTTAACATAGGGATCACTTGTCATCATATCTCGGACAGCTAAATTGGTACCTTTCTTGAGAGTAACTTTCAACAATCCAATGAACTCAACCATGCCTTCAAGTTGCTgtcattttttaaagtttttttttatcaataccATGAATCAAAAGAGACTGAGAGCAATGTCCAAGTTCAAAAGAGTATATACTAATATACCGGCTGCTGTGATGATGGGTTTGTACGAAAGCTGTCCATAAACTTTTTAGATAGGCTTGATGAAAGATATGATGATGAACTCTTTGTACTAGGGGCCTTCACGGATGTGATCCGCAAGCTTGGTTTCAGAAACTCTTGGTGCTCATATTTTGATCTGACAGTAAAATAGGTAATGATGTTTGGTATAAACAACACTGTTTTGTCAGGGTTTTTAGCAAAACCTACCTGATAAACCTCAGACGTTGGTCATGAGTAGCATCAGGTCCAGGCTTGAAGAAACCATCAGGTAGAAATGCCTCGTAGATTGAATTGGCAGAGTCATTGCCTCCAATTTCGATCATGGAATCGACTTCTTCATCTGACCACTCATCTAATGTCACGGATAAGACCTGGAAACACACCCAAACTATCAAGACCAAGATTCTGTCAAGAAGCAAATTTAGTAGTacaagagaaaacaaaataaaacaaaacttagaAGGAGAAGCAAAGAGTGATCACCTTTGAGATATGAGTGCCAAGGCTTCTGTGGACACCGCAACATTTTAAGCATATGAAGACTCCGATATTTGCTGACCTGTAATAAAGTCAGTTACTGATTACACAACAAACCAAGATTTGGTATAAGGATGCGGTTGCACTGCCAACTGTTAGACAAAGGGTAAAAGATATACTAGAAACAAATGTTAAGAGTTAAGAGCGTGTGACTTACGCCCACTTAGGATCAGGGGCACCACAATCAGCGCAGAATCGGTTATCGGATTGAGTTAAGAGCTCCCTTATTCTCCTTTTACCTGTGAAGCAACAATGAAGATTCATATAAACCTAACACCACAATACCTTTTGTGAATTTTCCAGCCACAAGTACAAACATCATATGATTATAGGAACAGACACAAAAGCTAATCTGCTTTAAAGatggtttaagaaaaaaaaaaaaaaaaaaaagaagtaatacCTGAGCCAGGCTTTCCAAATCCAGCTGCAGAATAACTCATTGCTCTTCTAAAAAAGCTAACACAgaacaaataaaacaatcatgttagaaaatatcaaaaagtacAATCATTCATCAAACTCttctttgaaaatttcaaaaccaAACATGGTTTGGGAACCACGACCACAGGATCACCAAGAACATATCGTTTTCAACTGACAGATAGACAAAGGGATAAACCCAAAGATTCAAAATAGTTGAGAgagaaccaaaaacaaaaaaaaaaagttcgaatttttTTGTTGACATGGCCAAACAAATCCGAAAATACGGACCTTTATCCACTCCTGAAACCAGTTCAACGACGGAATCACGAACAACAAACAAGAAAAGGTCGACTTACAGAGAACCAAACTCACACAAAATCGATGGAAAAAAGATGAAAGGGAATAAGAAGAACATGTACGGAATTGGAACAAAGGAGATATAGATTAGATTTGAACGTTCTTACTTACCAACAGGAGGAGAGACAGAGAGATAGATATGTTCTTTCTTACACGAACTTTTCAGATGAgccaaataatttattattatcttaCAACATATTGACAACTACGTGCCTGCTCTCTTTTACTTTTATCATTGAACTGTAAGGTTTGAAAGTTGTAACGTATGGCCATGTCAAGGGTCAAATACCAAAGATATTTTCCCTTTTACTTGCCGCTGACGAGtttattgtttccttttctCATTAGATATCTATAAATGCTAAGGCTTCGAAAGGTGACGAACCGCCTTGCACTGCACCTCCgtaaatagtaacaaaaatctatatacattttattttcatcAAACTTGTGTTTTGTCAGAGTTTTGGGGTGACTTGTATCTCAAATATGGTTCAGCGGAAAAAGGTACGGAAAGCAACTCTTCTTGACTTCTTGTTGATAACTTTAAAGACTAAACTGAGAGTTGGTAAACTCTGAAATCCTTTGGAATTGTCTTATCACCTTAATCTATATAAAAGTAATGCTACAAAACTGCAAATAAAAACTGATCCATGGAACAGACTGAATCCATCATAGCGAATACATATTCTTCAAGCAGATTTCAACTTGTTCGATGCTGCTGCGAGGTTAGAGAGTGTTCTGTGTCCAACGAACAACAGAAACACTCCCAACAAAGATAGTGCCTTTAGAGTCGTGAACAGATCCAACTGCAGGATTCAAAGAGATGATCATTAGGTTTTGATGCACTGTATAATCTTTTACTAACAAGAATCGGTTTTGAGAACTTGCCTTCAACCAGAATAGCACGTATAGAAGCAGAACAGCTCCAATTCCACCGTGGAAAAGCAAAGCGGATGTTGCCGCTCCAACCGATGATGGGAAGCTCTTTATGTTCACCCCCAACCGTGTCAGctgaacagaaaaaaaaaaacgttttgtatgAGAGTTGTGAAACAAATGTAATGATGTTTTTTAGGATTTACGTTTCTGAATCTATTTACAAGCGAAAGAAGACTGACCCCGATCAGGAAGGCGATGAATGGGAGAACTATAAGACCCAAGAAAATTAATGAAAGCTGCTTCGCGGGAAGCTTTTCAGGAACACGGAAGATGTGTGATATCTCAGATTTTGGCCCATATCTTGAGTAAGGGTCAGTAGGATGTAGAGGAGGAAGAGGCGCCTTCTCTGGACGTTCTGGTAGGTCTAGTTCGATGTGGCCAATATTACTCAATAGAGAGTTCTCCTGGAGAGATGAAGGGAAAACAAACATTGGTCAAGTTTCCGAGAACTTAAATCAACTAACTGCATTAGACCTGAAATAATAGTACTTACCATAGAAGCATCTCCAATAGTTAGCTGGATCTCATATTTACCAGAGAGGTAGTAGAGCTTCTCAACCAATCCAAGAAAATCCTGAAAGGGAGAAAATAACATTAACCATTAATATTGCGTTTAGAACGTCATTTCTTTCACCCGTAGCAAAATGAAGACAGGTCAGAgaatatatttaacaaaaagcCATTCAGGACGTAGTTTAAGGAACTTAACTAGAACTAATTCAGCCTTCTTTCCATAAGTTTTCACGAGAAAGATATGCTCGACCTGTGACTCATGTTTCAGTTTGAGAAATGCCTGCATGGAACAAAGCAAGTCAAGAAAGTGAACAGAGCAAAACCATTAATAAAGCAGAATCGGAAATGAACAAACCTGGTGTGGCTTAAACACAAGGCCAAGTGGAGTAGTTAACTGGAATGACAGGCGTAGCTTTTGAAGATGGTTCGCTGATAATGATACTACTCCATCTTTAGTTAAATCTAGCCTGCAAAAGTTGCAAAAAGGGAACCAAGAAACAAAATGATGACAACACAAGAGgaaagttgcaaaaaaaaacatattttgtaagcaaCAAATGGTACAACGATGCATACTTCTTCTGAGATTCAATGCTCCCAACGTCACTGTCAAGTACCGCAATTTCTGCGTTCTCAATGCCAATAGCTCCTGTGGCGGCTATAGGCACTTTTGTTTGAGCTTCGGTTATGTAACCTTTTTCATTTGCCGACTCATCGAGCAAAATCTTCAGAAAAAAGAAGCTTTTAGCATGTTCTTCACATACATTGTATGTGAAGTATGTGATGTgtgtaatatatataacaagagCAATACCTCAAAGACAAAAGTATACTTTCCAACATCAAAGTTCTTGGGAAAGGAGTCCAAGAAGTACGTTGCACTGTCCGCATCAAACTTCAGCTCCTGTGTCCCAAAAATGTAATGGAAACATGTAATGTAAACCAGCTTAATGCAGAGAAAAGGGAACACTCACTAAAGCGATCTCAAATAGTCAGAGAAGCTTCATTATTTACCTGGTTGTTAATTACAGAAGAACCCTTTGAATTTAGAGCTTCTGCGAGCTTCACACTAAGAGCTGGTGCCTTAGAACCGAGTACAGTGCTAACTTTAACCTAGTTCCAGAATAAagagaataaaatattaatataatatccAAAACACGTAATGGATAGACCGAGTCATTATCGAATACAAGAGATGGGATATCTCAAACTATGCCAATGCCATCGTGATGAAAGTTTTGATGGGATACCTTCAGAGGCTCTTTCTTTGTCAATGAAATTACAGTTGATGGAAGAGACAAGATGAGTGGAACAGAGAACCTGAAATCACAGACAACAACCGTAGCACATATTATTGCTcccataaaataacaaagttaGAGCGAGAGCATGACAAATGAGCATCTGCTTGAAATTTCACAAGTGTTAGATCTAACATTCTACTCTTCTCTACAGATATCATTTCTGCCGCAATCATTTTGTTCAAAATTCAAAGATGATGGACCACAAGCCGTAACAAATAAATTGCATGAAAGTAGCCTTGCCTGTTGTCTTCCAAACAAGCTAGTGCATCTATTTGGTTGAAGAAATCTTTAGCATCACCAGGAATTCCAACACCAAGAAAGAACTTGGCCAACCCAACTATCTTATCACCTGGAAGCTGCATGAGAGAAAGGGGAAGCGAAGGTGAGTAACCAACACATCTGGCAGAATACATGATACGAATAAATATGGTTACTACGTACATTCAATCCTGTGGACTCTGAAGCTGCAAATGACGTGAGCCCCCTAATTACTGATGCAGTTGTTGAGATCGGGCCTTCACTTCCATCGAAGTAAAATGTCCCATCGTCTAATAGgtcaaaagaatttaaaaaaatactatgaaGTGACTGAAGAAAATCTGCTATGCGTAAACATAATATAGCGAACAGCTTACTGCATACCATATTTTTGGATACTGTCAAAAAGCTTCAGGATACCCGTCTTCACTGTCTGGATctacaaaatgaaaaacaagaaTGATCATATGATCACATGACCAAGTAAATATCAACCAAAATACCAGATATGATGGCAGAAAGGCATtacaagattaaaaaaaaagtaaggtAGACATACATAATCATCAAAACACAACCGTTTATTTCGTTACTAAGAGATTCCAGAATCAAAAGtaaatcaacactaaacccaaaaTACCGCAGTGATGTTTCACTCTGACCCAAAATATATTCTCAGAAAATCATTAATCTAGCGCACCAACGATCTCACTTACCAATGACTGGTCAATCTCTGAAGGTGCTAATGAAATCACCCCAGCAAGAGTTTCGAAGGCTAAGcctgaagagaaaaaaaaaactgacgtTTAGAAGAATGATTAAAAAAGGGAATTTAAAAGGTTCAACTTTAACGTTTAGGATCGGGAAGTATGATGGGTTTATCCAATAAGAAATACTTACCAGCAGCAAAGGTGCTTGATTCCGCATTGTTGGAGCTGTAGCGCCATCTTCCATCACTCTGGCTGAGAGCCTGATACAAATTCACTAAAtaagccaaaaaaaaacactcgGAAAAATAACTTAAGTAGTAGGTAAAATAGTAACTGAGTATTGATAACATGTCAACTCTGTAAACACTTCTCCTCTTACGTTGATAGTTCAGGAAACAGTCTACAATGTAACATCTGAcaattcaacaacaacaaatagAAGGTGAGCTAAACAAGTTCAAACCTTTACGGAACGGAAAATAGCTTCGGCATCTCCCAGAGTTAGATCAGTT comes from the Brassica napus cultivar Da-Ae chromosome C7 unlocalized genomic scaffold, Da-Ae chrC07_Random_33, whole genome shotgun sequence genome and includes:
- the LOC106420917 gene encoding COX assembly mitochondrial protein 2 homolog isoform X2, whose amino-acid sequence is MLVRPINLKKTLTRLCSRNSIDSVSTISAILSCISSNPLSRRGVSGHRYQIKIIEEFQKCHLDHPIGKFFGDCTELKVKLLHCFRQEKAVKRKVNFEQSKKLQERLKAIRKDENAET
- the LOC106420917 gene encoding COX assembly mitochondrial protein 2 homolog isoform X1; protein product: MLVRPINLKKTLTRLCSRNSIDSVSTISAILSCISSNPLSRRGVSGHRYQIKNLKKKKKKREMHPPLTPHRHPMCVEIIEEFQKCHLDHPIGKFFGDCTELKVKLLHCFRQEKAVKRKVNFEQSKKLQERLKAIRKDENAET
- the LOC106421012 gene encoding pentatricopeptide repeat-containing protein At4g21190-like — its product is MLSLRYSLPYLPQTKESTKLFSKRPNNAVVCAARGPRPRHPRVWKTRKRIGTISKSAKMIACIKELSNVKEEVYGALDSFIAWELEFPLVIVKKALAVLEDDREWKKIIQVTKWMLSKGQGRTMGTYFSLLNALAEDNRLDEAEELWSKLFMEHLEGTPRKFFNKMISIYYKRDMHHKLFEVFADMEELGVKPNISIVNMVGKVFLKLGMEDKYEKLVKKYPPPQWEFRYIKGRRVKVKAKQLNELSEGEGGFSSDEDNNGDEIESKSEMLLSDKEPNKVDEPVKESLQQDTKESFQD
- the LOC106421204 gene encoding ADP-ribosylation factor GTPase-activating protein AGD12-like isoform X2, coding for MSYSAAGFGKPGSGKRRIRELLTQSDNRFCADCGAPDPKWASANIGVFICLKCCGVHRSLGTHISKVLSVTLDEWSDEEVDSMIEIGGNDSANSIYEAFLPDGFFKPGPDATHDQRLRFIRSKYEHQEFLKPSLRITSVKAPSTKSSSSYLSSSLSKKFMDSFRTNPSSQQPQLEGMVEFIGLLKVTLKKGTNLAVRDMMTSDPYVKLTLGQQTVQSTVKKSNLNPVWNEELMLSVPHDYGSVKLQVFDYDTFSADDIMGEAGIDIQPLITSAMAFGDPEMFGDMQIGKWLKSHDNALIEDSIINISDGKVKQEVHIKLQNVESGELELEVEWLSLES
- the LOC106421204 gene encoding ADP-ribosylation factor GTPase-activating protein AGD12-like isoform X1 — encoded protein: MFFLFPFIFFPSILCEFGSLFFRRAMSYSAAGFGKPGSGKRRIRELLTQSDNRFCADCGAPDPKWASANIGVFICLKCCGVHRSLGTHISKVLSVTLDEWSDEEVDSMIEIGGNDSANSIYEAFLPDGFFKPGPDATHDQRLRFIRSKYEHQEFLKPSLRITSVKAPSTKSSSSYLSSSLSKKFMDSFRTNPSSQQPQLEGMVEFIGLLKVTLKKGTNLAVRDMMTSDPYVKLTLGQQTVQSTVKKSNLNPVWNEELMLSVPHDYGSVKLQVFDYDTFSADDIMGEAGIDIQPLITSAMAFGDPEMFGDMQIGKWLKSHDNALIEDSIINISDGKVKQEVHIKLQNVESGELELEVEWLSLES
- the LOC106421004 gene encoding dolichyl-diphosphooligosaccharide--protein glycosyltransferase subunit 2, with protein sequence MMARCLARFLVSLLALAICNAASVSHPISDSHRSAALDVFVPLDGSYKSLEEAYEALKSLEILGIDKKSDLSSGTCENVVKVLASPSSALKDVFYALSVNGILKCKTGEDVPKDIVSKLQAGAKDAKLLLDFYYSIRGLVLVKEQFSGTDLTLGDAEAIFRSVKALSQSDGRWRYSSNNAESSTFAAGLAFETLAGVISLAPSEIDQSLIQTVKTGILKLFDSIQKYDDGTFYFDGSEGPISTTASVIRGLTSFAASESTGLNLPGDKIVGLAKFFLGVGIPGDAKDFFNQIDALACLEDNRFSVPLILSLPSTVISLTKKEPLKVKVSTVLGSKAPALSVKLAEALNSKGSSVINNQELKFDADSATYFLDSFPKNFDVGKYTFVFEILLDESANEKGYITEAQTKVPIAATGAIGIENAEIAVLDSDVGSIESQKKLDLTKDGVVSLSANHLQKLRLSFQLTTPLGLVFKPHQAFLKLKHESQVEHIFLVKTYGKKAELVLDFLGLVEKLYYLSGKYEIQLTIGDASMENSLLSNIGHIELDLPERPEKAPLPPLHPTDPYSRYGPKSEISHIFRVPEKLPAKQLSLIFLGLIVLPFIAFLIGLTRLGVNIKSFPSSVGAATSALLFHGGIGAVLLLYVLFWLKLDLFTTLKALSLLGVFLLFVGHRTLSNLAAASNKLKSA